CCACTGACATGAACTATGATCAACGTCAAATTTAGTTAAGGCATGGCATGTATACTTTTACTCGGAGGTGATGATGAAAAAGCCAAATTACAAAAAGGAATTGATAATGCTCCCCTTGTTGTTGATCAGCATTGCACTGTGTATTGGGGGACACTTTATTTTGCAACCAAGCTACCAAAATAATCACTGGGCAGAGTATAGCCTCGCTGCGCTTCCCTTTTTGATGTTTGCCATTGTTATCATTGCCATCAAAATCGCCATTAAATCAGACAAAGAAGATTAAGTTTATTTGTCACCTCACGCTCACTACACGGAACTTAAGCCTTTAAATTAACGTTAAAACTTGATATCGAATAAAAAATAATTAATTTATAAATATCATAACTATAAAAAAGGTATCACCGTGAAAAAACTCTTACTACTTTGCTTGTGTCTCGTAAGTAACTGGGTTCAAGCTCAGTTTACAGTGGTCCACAACGTTAATGGATACACCCCGACTCGAGCAGGTGACATCGAACGCTTCAGCACTTTAGTAATAAAGGATGGTAAAGTAGTAAAAATAGGCAATAGTGAAACCATCAAACAATACCCCCAGTCAACTACCATAGATGGTAAAGGGTTAACCATGTTACCGGGACTTATCGATGCTCACGGCCATGTTATTGGTCTTGGCGAGAACCTGTCTCGTCTTGATCTTCGCCAAGCAAAGTCGGTAGCAGAAGTTGGTGAATCGCTCAAAGTCTATGCCAAAGAAAATCCGTCTGGCTGGCTTATTGGCAGAGGTTGGGACCAAACTAAATGGTCTCCCAATAAATTCCCCACAGCACATGATCTAGACAAATATGTGTCTGACAGACCGGTTGTTTTAACCCGAGTTGACGGACATGCTATCTGGGTGAATTCTAAAGCAATGCAATTAGCACATATTACTCAGCATACAATGTCACCAGAGGGCGGTGAAATCATTCGCTTTGCCAACCAATACCCGAGTGGGATATTCATCGACAAAGCCGAGCAACTGGTACTACACAAAGTACCAAAACGGTCGTCTACACAATTAAACAATGCGTTAGATACTGCAGCAAATCATTTGTTAAGTTTAGGAATAACGTCAGTACATGATGCAGGCATTGATAAAGAAACGTGGCAACTCTATAAACGCAGAGCGCAGCGGCATTCTATGCCTTTGAGAATATATGCCATGTTAAGCGCCTCAGATCCAGATCTAGAAGAAATGCTCAAAGCTGGCATAGTCAAAGAGCAAACTGACTACCTGACTATACGCAGCATCAAAATCTATGCAGATGGTGCGCTTGGCAGCCGTGGGGCTGCGCTCTTAAAAGATTATAAAGACAGGCCTGGACACAAAGGTTTAATGCTTGAACAACAATCAGCCTTAGAGTCGCTCATTCGT
This genomic window from Pseudoalteromonas luteoviolacea contains:
- a CDS encoding amidohydrolase; translated protein: MKKLLLLCLCLVSNWVQAQFTVVHNVNGYTPTRAGDIERFSTLVIKDGKVVKIGNSETIKQYPQSTTIDGKGLTMLPGLIDAHGHVIGLGENLSRLDLRQAKSVAEVGESLKVYAKENPSGWLIGRGWDQTKWSPNKFPTAHDLDKYVSDRPVVLTRVDGHAIWVNSKAMQLAHITQHTMSPEGGEIIRFANQYPSGIFIDKAEQLVLHKVPKRSSTQLNNALDTAANHLLSLGITSVHDAGIDKETWQLYKRRAQRHSMPLRIYAMLSASDPDLEEMLKAGIVKEQTDYLTIRSIKIYADGALGSRGAALLKDYKDRPGHKGLMLEQQSALESLIRLSVKHGFSAHTHAIGDRANRIVLDSYQNVFKHTGGQLLRNRIEHAQIVDLQDIPRFKQLKIIPSMQPVHATSDMHMAEDRLRDSQLTGAYAWQTFLKHNIRVAAGSDFPVELANPFDGLYAAVTRMDKAQKPKKGWRNQERLTKQQALNAFTLDAAYAAFQEFKLGSLEHGKWADFILIDRDYFTVENAQIFDIKVEQTWIAGKQKYKRN